In the genome of Segnochrobactrum spirostomi, the window ACGCCGCGGCTATCTCCGGACACGTTCGAAAATTATTTTGAACTTGAAATAATCCCGCCTGCTCCCGATAGTGCGACGAGCATCCGGGACGGCTGATCGGCCGGTCCCTCGACAAATCGGGACGAGGACACGTGCGCGGCGGACGACGGGCGTTGGTGACGGGCGGCAGCCGTGGGATCGGCCGGGCCATCGCGGCGGCATTGATCGGGGCCGGCTACGAGGTCGTGATCCTCGCCCGCGACGGCGCGGCGGTCGACCGCGCGGTCGCCGACCGCGCCGCGAGCGCGGGCCGCGCCGTGGACGTGACCGACAGCGCGGCGCTTGCCGCCGCGATCGCCGACACCGGCCCCTTCGATCTCCTCGTCAACAATGCCGGCGGCGCCCACACCGCGCCCTTCGCCAAGACCGATCTCGACACCTTCCGCCGCCTCTATTCCCTCAACGTCGAGAGCGCGGTGGCGGCGAGCCAGGCCTGCCTGCCGGCGATGATCGCGGCGAAGCGCGGCCGCATCGTCAACATCGCCTCGACCGCCGGCCTCAAGGGCTTCGGCTATGTGAGCGCCTACGTGGCGGCGAAGCATGCCCTCGTCGGCCTCACCCGCGCCGTCGCCCTCGAACTCGCCAAGACGGGCGTGACCGTGAACGCCGTCTGCCCGGGCTACACCGACACCGATTTGGTCGCCGAGGGGGTGCGCACCATCGTCGCCAAGACCGGCCGCAGCGAAGACGACGCGCGCGCCCATTTCACCGCCTCGAACCCGATGGGCCGCCTGATCGCGCCCGAGGAGGTCGCCGACGCGGTGCTTTGGCTCGCGGGCGACGGCGCGGCGGCGGTGACCGGGCAGGCGATCGTCGTGGCGGGAGGAGAATTATGACCGAGGCCGCCGAGCCGCTGTTCCCAGACTGGATCGACGCCGAGACCAAGGTCGCCGAGGCGCCGCACGATCACCGCGCCGAGTTGCGGCTGTGGCTCAGGCTGCTGACCTGCTCCAACCTGATCGAAGGCGAGGTGCGCCGGCGGCTGCGCGAGGAGTTCGACTTCACGCTGCCCCGCTTCGACCTGCTCGCCCAGCTCGACAAGGCCGAGGACGGGCTCGTCCTCGGCGAGGTCTCGAAGCGGCTGATGGTCTCGGCCGGCAACGTCACCGCCCTCGTCGAGCGGCTACTCGAGAGCGGCCACATCACCCGCACCCCCTCGCCCACCGACCGCCGGGTCCAGATCATCCGGATGACGCCGGAGGGGCGGACGGTGTTCGCCACGATGGCCGAGCAGCACGGCGACTGGATCGGCCGGCTGTTCGAAGGGCTCGCCCACGACGAGATCGAGACGCTGATGGTCCTCCTCGCCAAGCTCAAGGCCTCCGTTCAGACCGCCATTCGCCCGGGGTCGAGCCGTGATCGCCGCCCGCGTCGTCGCCGGCCCGCTCGCCGCCTATGCGGCCGAGCACGTGCTCTTCTCGGTCCAGGACGGCATCGCCTCGATCGTCCTCAACCGGCCGGAGCGGAAGAACCCGCTCACCTTCGAATCCTATGCCGAGCTCGTCGCGATCTTCCGGGCCGCCCGCACCGACGAGGACGTCAAGGCGTTCGTCGTGTCGGGGGCCGGCGGCAACTTCTCGTCCGGCGGCGACGTGTTCGAGATCATCGGCCCCTTGATCGCGATGGGCGCCAAGGATCTCCTGCGCTTCACCGAGATGACCGGCGATCTCGTCAAGGCGATGCGGGCCTGCCCGCAGCCGATCGTCGCCGCGGTGGACGGCGTCTGCGCCGGCGCCGGCGCGATCCTCGCCATGGCCTCGGATCTGCGCATCGGCACAGAGGGCGCCAAGGTCGCCTTCCTGTTCAACCGGGTCGGTCTCGCCGGCTGCGACATGGGCGCCTGCGCCCTGCTGCCCCGCATCGTCGGCCAGGGCCGGGCCTCGGAGCTTCTCTTCACCGGCCGCGCCATGTCGGGCGCCGAGGGCGAGCGCTGGGGCTTCTTCAACCGCCTCGCCGAACCGCAAGCCCTCCTCGACGAGGCGCGGACGACGGCCCGGCGCATCGCCGACGGCCCGACCTTCGCCAACGGCATGACGAAGAAGATGTTGCAGATGGAATGGGCGATGGGCGTCGACGACGCCATCGAGGCCGAAGCCATCGCCCAGGCTTTGTGCATGAAGACCGAGGATTTCGCCCGCGCCTATCACGCCTTCGCGGCGAAGGAGAAGCCGGTCTTCCAGGGCGATTGAGCCCCCAACGAGACGCCGCCGACCGCACGGCGGCCCCCACCCGGAAACGCCACGGGGACATCCCCATGCCCGATACGAGCTTTCTCGCCTGGCCGTTCTTCGAGGCCGAACACCGCGCCCTTCGCGACGAGGTCGCGACCTTCGCGGCCGCGGAGGTCCCGGGCCTCGTCGATCACCACGACGTCGACGGCACTTGCCGCCGCCTCGTCCGCGCGCTGGGCGCAGCCGGTCTCCTCCGGCTCTCGGTGCCGGCGCCCTATGGCGGCGCCCACGAGCGGCTCGACGTGCGCTCGCTCTGCGTCGCCCGCGAAACGCTCGCCGCGGCCGACGGCCTCGCCGATTTCGCCTTCGCCATGCAGGGCTTGGGCTCCGGGCCGATCTCGCTGTTCGGCCGCGAGGACCAGAAGGCGCAGGTTCTGCCGGCCGTCGCCCGCGGCGAGGCGATCGCCGCCTTCGCCCTCTCGGAACCGGAGGCGG includes:
- a CDS encoding SDR family NAD(P)-dependent oxidoreductase, whose translation is MRGGRRALVTGGSRGIGRAIAAALIGAGYEVVILARDGAAVDRAVADRAASAGRAVDVTDSAALAAAIADTGPFDLLVNNAGGAHTAPFAKTDLDTFRRLYSLNVESAVAASQACLPAMIAAKRGRIVNIASTAGLKGFGYVSAYVAAKHALVGLTRAVALELAKTGVTVNAVCPGYTDTDLVAEGVRTIVAKTGRSEDDARAHFTASNPMGRLIAPEEVADAVLWLAGDGAAAVTGQAIVVAGGEL
- a CDS encoding enoyl-CoA hydratase family protein, which encodes MIAARVVAGPLAAYAAEHVLFSVQDGIASIVLNRPERKNPLTFESYAELVAIFRAARTDEDVKAFVVSGAGGNFSSGGDVFEIIGPLIAMGAKDLLRFTEMTGDLVKAMRACPQPIVAAVDGVCAGAGAILAMASDLRIGTEGAKVAFLFNRVGLAGCDMGACALLPRIVGQGRASELLFTGRAMSGAEGERWGFFNRLAEPQALLDEARTTARRIADGPTFANGMTKKMLQMEWAMGVDDAIEAEAIAQALCMKTEDFARAYHAFAAKEKPVFQGD